One Streptococcus sp. DTU_2020_1001019_1_SI_AUS_MUR_006 DNA window includes the following coding sequences:
- the aroD gene encoding type I 3-dehydroquinate dehydratase: MKLVVSVMPKSLEEAQGIDAMRYIDADIIEWRADFLPKEAILQVAPAIFEKFAGRELLFTLRTRAEGGEIDLDSAEYVQIIKDVAQLYQPEYIDFEYFAHKDVFEQMLDFPNLVLSYHNFQETPDNMMEILSELTSLTPKVVKVSVMAHTAQDVLDLMNFTRGFKTLNPEQEYVTISMGKVGKVSRITSDVTGSSWSFASLDAASAPGQISLSNMVKIREILNED, from the coding sequence ATGAAATTAGTCGTTTCAGTAATGCCAAAGAGTTTGGAAGAGGCGCAAGGAATCGATGCCATGCGGTATATTGATGCTGATATCATTGAGTGGCGTGCCGATTTCCTACCAAAGGAAGCTATTTTACAGGTAGCCCCAGCTATTTTTGAAAAATTTGCAGGCCGTGAACTCCTCTTTACCCTGCGAACTCGTGCTGAGGGAGGCGAGATCGATTTGGATTCGGCAGAGTATGTCCAAATTATCAAAGATGTAGCTCAACTCTATCAACCAGAATATATTGATTTTGAGTATTTTGCTCACAAGGATGTTTTTGAGCAGATGCTAGATTTTCCAAATTTGGTTTTGAGTTACCATAATTTCCAGGAAACTCCAGATAATATGATGGAAATTTTGTCAGAACTAACTAGCCTAACTCCGAAAGTAGTTAAGGTATCTGTAATGGCACATACAGCACAAGATGTATTAGACCTCATGAATTTCACACGAGGATTTAAAACTCTCAACCCTGAACAAGAATATGTAACTATTTCTATGGGCAAAGTGGGTAAGGTATCTCGTATCACTTCAGATGTAACGGGTTCAAGTTGGTCATTTGCAAGTTTAGATGCAGCAAGTGCCCCAGGACAAATCTCACTCTCCAATATGGTAAAAATTCGGGAGATTTTGAATGAAGATTAA
- a CDS encoding class I SAM-dependent rRNA methyltransferase, producing the protein MNKVFVSRRVEKKLNQGLVLLEEIDFPELSETDQEVELLSQNKQFLGKAYLSRQNKGIGWFVTNQKLSFNQKFFESLFEKAKQRRSAYYRDELTTAFRLFNQEGDGFGGMTLDLYGNYVVFSWYNSYIYGLRQQILAAFAQVFPEVLGAYEKIRFKGLDYESAHIYGQEAPEHFTVLENGVLYQVFMNDGLMTGIFLDQHKVRGSLVDGLAMGKSLLNMFSYTAAFSVAAAMGGASETTSVDLAKRSRELSEAHFHANGLSLDSHRFIVMDVFEYFKYAKRKGLSYDVIVLDPPSFARNKKQTFSVAKDYHKLISQSLEILNPGGMIIASTNAANVSRQKFIEQIDKGFAGRKYQVLQKYGLPADFVYNEKDESSNYLKVISMKVTK; encoded by the coding sequence ATGAATAAAGTATTCGTCAGTAGACGTGTTGAAAAAAAACTAAACCAAGGTCTAGTGCTTTTGGAGGAAATTGATTTTCCAGAACTATCTGAAACTGATCAAGAAGTCGAGTTATTGAGTCAAAACAAGCAGTTTTTGGGCAAGGCCTATTTATCTCGTCAAAATAAGGGGATTGGTTGGTTTGTAACGAACCAGAAGCTTTCTTTTAACCAAAAATTCTTTGAAAGTTTGTTTGAAAAAGCCAAACAAAGACGTTCTGCTTACTATCGAGATGAGTTGACAACTGCCTTTCGTTTGTTTAATCAAGAAGGCGATGGTTTTGGTGGAATGACTCTGGACCTCTATGGGAATTATGTTGTTTTCTCTTGGTATAACTCCTATATCTATGGACTTCGCCAACAGATTTTAGCAGCTTTTGCTCAGGTTTTCCCTGAAGTCTTAGGTGCCTATGAAAAGATTCGTTTTAAAGGTCTAGACTATGAGTCTGCCCATATCTATGGTCAAGAAGCACCAGAACATTTTACAGTTCTCGAGAATGGTGTCCTCTATCAAGTCTTTATGAACGACGGTCTTATGACAGGCATTTTCTTGGATCAGCATAAAGTGCGTGGTAGCTTAGTTGATGGTTTGGCCATGGGCAAGTCCTTGCTAAATATGTTTTCCTATACAGCAGCCTTCTCAGTTGCTGCAGCTATGGGGGGAGCTAGTGAAACAACCTCTGTAGACCTAGCCAAACGTTCAAGAGAACTGTCAGAAGCTCATTTTCATGCCAATGGACTCAGTCTTGACAGTCATCGTTTCATTGTTATGGATGTCTTTGAATACTTTAAATACGCTAAACGTAAGGGCTTATCTTATGATGTGATCGTTCTGGATCCACCTAGCTTTGCCCGTAATAAAAAGCAAACTTTCTCTGTAGCTAAGGACTATCACAAGTTGATTTCCCAGAGTTTAGAGATTTTAAATCCGGGAGGTATGATCATTGCTAGCACCAATGCTGCCAATGTTTCCCGTCAAAAATTTATAGAACAAATCGACAAAGGATTCGCAGGAAGAAAATATCAGGTTCTTCAAAAGTATGGACTTCCAGCAGACTTTGTCTACAATGAAAAAGATGAAAGTAGTAATTACCTCAAGGTGATTAGCATGAAGGTAACTAAATGA
- a CDS encoding alpha-amylase: MKNQTLMQYFEWYLSHDGKHWMRLADDAEHLANLGISHIWMPPAFKATNEKDVGYGVYDLFDLGEFNQKGTVRTKYGFKEDYLHAIQTLKSHRIQPMADIVLNHKAAADHLESFQVIEVDPEDRTVELGEPFTINGWTGFTFDGRQNTYNDFHWHWYHFTGTDYDAKRRKSGIYLIQGDNKGWAHEELVDNENGNYDYLMYADLDFKHPEVIKNIYDWADWFMETTGVAGFRLDAVKHIDSFFMRNFIRDIKEKYGQDFYVFGEFWNPDKEANLDYLEKIEERFDLVDVRLHQNLFEASKAGKDYDLTTIFEDSLVQLNPDRAVTFVDNHDTQRGQALESTVEEWFKPAAYALILLREQGLPCVFYGDYYGISGQYAQQDFKDVLDRLLAIRKELAYGEQTDYFDDPNCIGWVRSGADNQSPLAIVISNAKANSKTMFVGQEWTDQTFVDLLGNHSDQVTINAEGYGDFPVTERSLSVWGLAN; this comes from the coding sequence ATGAAAAATCAAACCCTAATGCAATATTTTGAATGGTATCTATCCCACGATGGAAAACACTGGATGCGCCTAGCTGACGACGCTGAACACCTAGCTAACTTAGGCATTAGTCACATTTGGATGCCACCTGCTTTTAAAGCAACAAATGAAAAAGATGTTGGTTATGGCGTCTATGACTTGTTTGACCTTGGAGAATTTAATCAGAAGGGTACTGTACGTACTAAGTATGGCTTTAAGGAAGACTATCTTCATGCCATCCAAACTTTAAAATCTCATAGGATTCAACCAATGGCTGATATCGTCTTAAATCATAAGGCAGCCGCTGACCATTTAGAATCTTTTCAAGTTATCGAAGTGGATCCAGAAGATCGAACTGTGGAACTAGGAGAACCTTTTACCATCAATGGCTGGACCGGTTTTACTTTTGATGGACGACAAAATACCTACAATGACTTCCACTGGCACTGGTACCACTTTACTGGAACTGACTACGATGCTAAACGCCGTAAATCTGGAATCTATCTGATACAGGGAGACAACAAAGGCTGGGCTCATGAGGAATTAGTCGACAATGAGAATGGCAATTACGACTATCTCATGTATGCCGATCTAGATTTCAAACATCCTGAAGTGATAAAAAATATCTACGATTGGGCAGATTGGTTTATGGAAACAACTGGTGTGGCAGGTTTCCGTTTGGATGCAGTCAAACACATTGACTCTTTCTTTATGCGCAATTTCATTCGCGATATCAAAGAAAAATATGGCCAAGATTTCTATGTCTTTGGAGAATTCTGGAATCCAGACAAGGAAGCAAATCTGGACTACCTTGAAAAAATTGAAGAACGCTTTGATCTTGTCGATGTTCGACTTCACCAAAATCTCTTTGAAGCAAGCAAGGCTGGAAAAGATTATGATTTAACAACCATCTTTGAAGATAGTCTAGTACAACTCAATCCAGACCGAGCTGTAACCTTTGTCGATAACCATGATACTCAGCGTGGCCAAGCTCTTGAATCCACTGTTGAAGAATGGTTTAAACCAGCAGCCTACGCCCTCATTCTTTTGCGTGAGCAGGGTCTCCCATGTGTCTTTTACGGAGACTACTACGGTATCTCTGGTCAATATGCTCAGCAAGATTTCAAAGATGTTCTTGACCGTTTGCTAGCTATTCGAAAAGAGTTGGCTTACGGAGAGCAAACGGACTACTTTGATGACCCTAATTGTATCGGTTGGGTCCGTTCAGGAGCTGACAATCAATCACCACTTGCCATCGTGATTTCTAATGCCAAAGCAAACTCTAAAACCATGTTCGTCGGTCAAGAATGGACTGACCAAACCTTTGTTGATTTACTTGGTAACCATTCAGATCAAGTAACTATTAATGCTGAAGGTTATGGAGATTTCCCAGTTACAGAACGCTCTCTTAGTGTATGGGGACTGGCTAACTAA
- a CDS encoding DnaD domain-containing protein yields MTYLDAFKSGNLVLPSALLLNYNQLFSSSDDFLVWQFFYLQNTTALGELSPSQIAEKIGKQVFEVNQAISRLTEKGLLQYRTIELNGEIEVIFDATLALERLDQLFEQQEPSQALPAKNDLKDLVETFQKELGRLLSPFEIEDLEKSLKEDGTSANLIKEALREAVLNGKPNWKYIQAILRNWRHEGIKSVVQVEAKRQEREATNPQNVQVSADFQNAMDLWKD; encoded by the coding sequence ATGACATATTTAGATGCTTTCAAATCAGGGAACTTGGTATTACCAAGTGCTCTGCTCTTAAACTACAATCAACTGTTTTCATCAAGCGATGATTTCTTAGTTTGGCAATTCTTTTACCTACAAAATACAACAGCTTTAGGGGAGTTGTCCCCAAGCCAGATTGCTGAGAAAATTGGCAAGCAAGTCTTTGAAGTCAATCAAGCTATTTCGCGCTTGACAGAAAAAGGCTTACTTCAATACCGAACCATTGAACTCAATGGTGAGATAGAAGTGATTTTTGATGCGACTTTAGCTTTAGAGCGCTTAGACCAACTTTTTGAACAGCAAGAGCCTAGCCAAGCGCTACCCGCTAAAAATGATTTGAAAGACTTGGTGGAAACCTTCCAAAAAGAGCTAGGTCGTCTCCTAAGTCCTTTTGAGATCGAAGATTTGGAAAAGAGTTTGAAAGAAGACGGAACCAGTGCGAACCTGATCAAAGAGGCCCTACGTGAGGCCGTTTTGAATGGAAAACCAAATTGGAAGTACATCCAAGCTATCCTAAGAAACTGGCGTCATGAAGGCATTAAGAGTGTAGTCCAGGTAGAGGCTAAGCGTCAGGAGAGAGAAGCGACTAATCCTCAAAATGTTCAAGTTTCTGCAGATTTTCAAAATGCTATGGATCTTTGGAAAGACTAG
- the metA gene encoding homoserine O-acetyltransferase/O-succinyltransferase family protein — MPIRIDKKLPAVEILRTENIFVMDDQRAAHQDIRPLKILILNLMPQKIVTETQLLRHLANTPLQLDIDFLYMESHQSKTTRSEHMETFYKTFSEVQDQYFDGLIITGAPVEHLPFEEVDYWEEFTQVIDWSKTHVFSTLHICWGAQAGLYYRYGVDKHQMAQKLSGIYPQDVLKEGHLLLRGFDDLYVSPHSRHTEILKEDIVNKTNLEILASGKEVGISILASRDLREVYSFGHLEYDRDTLAKEYFRDLDAGLDPHIPENYFKNDDIHELPCMRWSSSAALFFSNWVNYAVYQETPFEWKSAEEDVSHFGYL; from the coding sequence ATGCCGATTCGAATAGATAAAAAATTACCAGCAGTTGAGATTTTACGAACGGAAAATATTTTCGTCATGGATGACCAACGAGCGGCTCATCAGGATATCCGCCCGCTAAAAATTCTGATTTTAAATCTGATGCCTCAAAAAATTGTAACGGAAACCCAGCTCTTGAGGCATTTAGCTAATACTCCTTTGCAGTTAGATATTGATTTCTTATATATGGAAAGTCATCAGTCGAAAACAACTCGTTCTGAACATATGGAGACTTTTTATAAGACCTTCTCGGAAGTTCAAGACCAGTATTTTGATGGCTTGATTATCACAGGAGCACCAGTTGAACATCTCCCTTTTGAAGAAGTGGACTATTGGGAGGAATTTACTCAGGTTATCGATTGGTCAAAGACTCATGTCTTTTCAACCCTGCATATTTGCTGGGGAGCACAGGCTGGCCTCTACTATCGTTACGGCGTAGATAAACACCAGATGGCTCAAAAGCTTTCGGGAATTTATCCTCAGGATGTTTTAAAAGAAGGTCATCTTTTGCTGAGAGGTTTTGATGATTTGTATGTGTCTCCCCATTCTCGTCACACAGAAATTCTCAAAGAAGACATTGTAAATAAAACCAATCTAGAGATTTTAGCATCTGGAAAAGAGGTGGGAATCTCTATCCTTGCAAGCCGAGATTTAAGAGAAGTTTATAGCTTTGGGCATTTAGAGTATGATCGTGATACTCTAGCGAAAGAATATTTTAGAGATCTAGATGCTGGTTTAGATCCCCATATACCAGAAAATTATTTCAAAAATGATGACATCCATGAACTTCCTTGTATGCGTTGGAGTTCCTCAGCAGCTCTCTTTTTCAGTAACTGGGTAAATTATGCAGTTTACCAAGAAACCCCTTTTGAGTGGAAGAGTGCAGAAGAAGATGTCTCTCATTTTGGATATTTATAA
- a CDS encoding adenine phosphoribosyltransferase: MNLKDYIATIENYPKEGIVFRDISPLMADGNAYSYAVREIVQYATDKKIDMIVGPEARGFIVGCPVAFELGIGFAPVRKPGKLPREVVSADYEKEYGVDTLTMHADAIKPGQRVLIVDDLLATGGTVKATIEMIEKLGGVVAGCAFLIELDELKGREAIGDYDYKVLMHY; encoded by the coding sequence ATGAACTTAAAAGATTACATTGCAACCATTGAAAACTACCCTAAGGAAGGAATTGTCTTCCGTGATATCAGTCCCTTGATGGCTGATGGTAATGCCTACAGCTATGCTGTTCGTGAAATCGTCCAATACGCTACTGACAAAAAAATCGATATGATTGTTGGACCAGAAGCGCGTGGATTTATCGTTGGATGTCCAGTCGCTTTTGAATTGGGAATCGGTTTTGCGCCTGTTCGTAAACCTGGAAAACTACCACGTGAAGTTGTTTCAGCTGACTATGAAAAAGAATATGGTGTTGATACTTTGACTATGCACGCAGATGCTATCAAACCAGGACAACGTGTTCTGATCGTAGATGACCTCTTGGCAACAGGTGGTACTGTTAAGGCTACAATCGAAATGATTGAAAAATTGGGTGGAGTCGTAGCAGGTTGTGCCTTCTTGATCGAACTTGATGAGCTTAAAGGTCGTGAAGCTATCGGAGATTACGACTACAAGGTGCTTATGCATTATTAA
- a CDS encoding ABC-F family ATP-binding cassette domain-containing protein, with amino-acid sequence MSDFIVEKLSKSVGDKTVFKDISFIIHDLDRIGLIGVNGTGKTTLLDVLSGVSGFDGDVSPFSAKNDYKIGYLTQDPVFDDNKTVLDTVLSSDLKEIQLIREYELLMLNYSEDKQARLERVMAEMDSLQAWEIESQVKTVLSKLGIQDLSTPVGALSGGLRRRVQLAQVLLGNHDLLLLDEPTNHLDIATIEWLTLFLKNSKKTVLFITHDRYFLDALSTRIFELDRAGLTEYQGNYQDYVRLKAEQDERDAALLHKKEQLYKQELAWMRRQPQARATKQQARINRFHDLKKEVSDTSVETDLSMNFETSRIGKKVIEFKDVSFAYDDKPILQHFNLLVQAKDRIGIVGDNGVGKSTLLNLIAGSLKPTEGEVIIGETVRIAYFSQQIEGLDESKRVINYLQEVAEEVKTSSGSTTSIAELLEQFLFPRSTHGTLIEKLSGGEKKRLYLLKLLLEKPNVLLLDEPTNDLDIATLTVLENFLQGFAGPVLTVSHDRYFLDKVATKILAFENGTIRPFFGHYTDYLDEKAFEAEVTSQVQKAEKEKVVKVREEKKRMTYQEKQEWASIESDIENLENRIAGIEEEMQANGSDFGKLAILQKELDEKNEALLEKYERYEYLSELA; translated from the coding sequence ATGAGTGATTTTATTGTTGAAAAACTAAGTAAATCCGTTGGAGACAAGACTGTCTTTAAGGATATTTCCTTTATCATCCATGACTTGGATCGCATTGGTCTCATTGGTGTCAATGGAACTGGGAAAACGACTCTCTTAGATGTTCTTTCAGGGGTTTCAGGTTTCGATGGTGATGTCAGTCCTTTTTCAGCTAAAAACGACTACAAGATTGGCTACCTGACTCAGGATCCAGTTTTTGATGACAACAAGACTGTCTTGGATACGGTCCTATCTAGTGATCTCAAGGAAATCCAGCTCATTCGTGAGTATGAACTTCTTATGCTCAACTACAGTGAGGATAAGCAGGCGCGTTTGGAACGTGTCATGGCGGAGATGGATTCTCTCCAAGCTTGGGAAATTGAGAGTCAGGTCAAGACCGTTCTTAGCAAGTTGGGAATTCAGGATTTATCAACTCCAGTTGGAGCTCTTTCGGGTGGATTGCGAAGACGTGTTCAGTTGGCCCAAGTGCTGCTAGGAAATCACGATCTTTTGCTTTTGGATGAACCAACCAACCACTTGGATATTGCCACCATTGAATGGCTGACCCTCTTTTTGAAAAATTCCAAGAAAACGGTTCTCTTTATCACCCATGATCGTTATTTCCTAGATGCGCTTTCGACGAGAATTTTCGAGTTGGACCGAGCTGGTTTGACAGAATATCAAGGAAATTACCAAGATTATGTTCGCCTCAAGGCGGAACAGGATGAGCGTGATGCTGCTCTTCTTCACAAAAAGGAACAACTTTACAAACAAGAATTAGCTTGGATGAGACGACAACCACAGGCTCGTGCAACCAAGCAACAAGCTCGGATCAATCGTTTCCATGACTTGAAAAAGGAGGTTTCTGATACTAGTGTTGAGACAGACTTGAGCATGAATTTTGAAACCAGCCGTATCGGTAAAAAGGTCATCGAGTTTAAGGATGTTTCCTTTGCCTATGATGACAAACCGATTTTGCAACATTTTAACCTTTTGGTTCAAGCCAAAGACCGTATCGGAATCGTTGGTGACAATGGTGTTGGGAAGTCAACCCTTCTTAACCTAATTGCAGGAAGTTTGAAACCGACTGAAGGAGAGGTTATTATCGGTGAAACTGTTCGCATCGCTTATTTCTCTCAACAAATCGAAGGCTTGGATGAGAGTAAGCGGGTTATCAATTATCTGCAGGAAGTGGCAGAAGAGGTTAAGACCAGTAGTGGTTCTACAACTTCAATCGCTGAGTTACTAGAACAATTTCTCTTCCCGCGTTCAACACACGGTACTTTGATTGAGAAGTTGTCTGGTGGTGAGAAAAAACGACTTTACCTCCTTAAACTACTCCTCGAAAAACCAAATGTTCTCCTCTTGGATGAGCCAACTAATGACCTAGACATTGCGACCTTAACTGTTCTAGAAAATTTCTTACAAGGTTTTGCAGGTCCAGTCTTGACTGTTAGTCACGACCGTTATTTCCTTGATAAGGTAGCGACTAAGATTCTTGCCTTTGAGAATGGCACCATCCGTCCCTTCTTTGGCCACTATACCGATTATCTGGATGAAAAGGCCTTCGAAGCAGAAGTAACAAGTCAAGTTCAAAAGGCTGAGAAAGAAAAAGTTGTCAAAGTCCGTGAAGAAAAGAAACGCATGACCTACCAAGAAAAGCAAGAGTGGGCAAGTATTGAAAGTGATATCGAAAACTTGGAGAACCGCATTGCTGGGATTGAAGAAGAAATGCAGGCCAATGGCTCTGACTTTGGCAAACTAGCTATCCTTCAAAAAGAGCTAGATGAAAAGAATGAAGCCTTGCTTGAAAAATATGAACGCTATGAATATTTAAGTGAGTTGGCGTAA
- a CDS encoding CCA tRNA nucleotidyltransferase, with translation MRLTQMPSEFQKALPVLEKIKEAGYEAYFVGGSVRDALLNRPIHDVDIATSSYPEETKQIFPRTADIGIEHGTVLVLEGDEEYEVTTFRTEDVYVDYRRPSAVSFVRSLEEDLKRRDFTVNAFALDEMGKIIDLFDGLRDLENQILRAVGVASERFNEDALRIMRGFRFQASLGFELEQETFEAMKDLTPLLEKISVERTFVEFDKLLLAPHWRVGLSSMIESQAYDYLPDMAGSQENLQSLFDLDADFTFESSEQAWAALLWALEVKDAQQFLKAWKTSRQFAKQVQDLLTILALREKGELSKRDCYRFDLDLLLQAENLRQAQGKEVNPQAIEETYHSLTIHDKKEIQINGGILIKEYGYQPGPEMGEILAEIEYAIVDGDLENNLEAIHAYLREKK, from the coding sequence ATGAGATTAACACAAATGCCTTCTGAATTTCAGAAGGCTTTACCAGTATTAGAAAAAATTAAAGAAGCAGGCTATGAAGCCTATTTTGTTGGAGGCTCTGTTAGGGATGCTCTACTCAATCGTCCCATCCATGATGTGGATATCGCGACTTCTTCTTATCCAGAAGAAACAAAACAGATTTTTCCACGCACAGCTGATATCGGAATTGAACATGGAACCGTCTTGGTTTTAGAAGGGGATGAGGAGTACGAAGTAACCACCTTTCGGACGGAGGATGTCTATGTTGACTATCGTAGACCTAGTGCAGTTTCCTTTGTCCGCTCATTAGAAGAAGACCTCAAACGACGTGATTTCACTGTCAATGCCTTTGCCTTGGATGAGATGGGAAAAATCATTGATTTGTTCGATGGTTTGAGAGATCTAGAAAATCAAATTTTACGAGCAGTTGGTGTAGCTAGTGAGCGTTTCAACGAAGATGCCCTACGCATTATGCGTGGATTTCGTTTTCAAGCTAGTCTTGGTTTTGAACTCGAGCAAGAAACCTTTGAGGCTATGAAAGATTTGACGCCACTCCTAGAAAAAATCTCTGTGGAGCGTACTTTTGTTGAATTTGATAAACTTCTACTAGCTCCCCATTGGCGAGTAGGTTTATCTTCCATGATTGAGAGTCAAGCTTATGATTATCTTCCGGATATGGCTGGTAGTCAGGAGAACCTCCAATCTTTATTTGACTTAGATGCTGATTTTACTTTTGAATCTTCTGAACAAGCTTGGGCGGCTCTACTGTGGGCTTTAGAGGTGAAGGATGCGCAGCAATTTTTGAAGGCTTGGAAGACCTCACGCCAGTTTGCCAAGCAAGTTCAGGATTTGCTGACTATTTTGGCCTTGCGTGAAAAGGGAGAATTGAGCAAGCGCGATTGTTACCGTTTTGACTTAGATTTACTCTTGCAGGCTGAAAATCTTCGTCAGGCTCAAGGAAAAGAAGTCAATCCACAGGCTATCGAAGAGACTTACCACAGCTTAACCATCCATGATAAAAAAGAAATTCAAATCAATGGTGGGATTTTGATCAAAGAATATGGCTATCAACCAGGACCAGAAATGGGAGAAATTTTAGCAGAGATTGAGTATGCTATTGTAGATGGAGATTTGGAAAATAATTTGGAAGCTATTCATGCCTACTTGAGGGAGAAAAAATGA
- the dapB gene encoding 4-hydroxy-tetrahydrodipicolinate reductase → MNIRVIIAGFKGKMGQAACQMVLSDPELELVAVLDPFESETQWQGIPVFNDKNDLAGFDAHVWVDFTTPAVAYENTRFALEHGFAPVVGTTGFTSQEITELKDFSRSQDLGGLIAPNFALGAVLLMQFAKQAAKYFPNVEVIELHHDKKKDAPSGTAIKTAELMAEVRESIQQGASDEEELIPGARGADFDGMRIHSVRLPGLVAHQEVIFGNQGEGLTLRHDSYDRSSFMTGVNLGIKEVVKRHELVYGLEHLL, encoded by the coding sequence ATGAATATTCGAGTAATTATTGCTGGTTTTAAGGGAAAGATGGGCCAAGCTGCTTGTCAGATGGTTTTGTCAGATCCTGAGTTAGAACTAGTAGCTGTTTTGGATCCTTTTGAGTCTGAGACCCAATGGCAAGGAATTCCAGTATTCAATGATAAAAATGACTTAGCAGGCTTTGATGCCCATGTTTGGGTGGACTTTACGACACCGGCAGTTGCCTATGAAAATACACGTTTTGCTCTTGAACACGGCTTTGCTCCAGTGGTTGGTACAACAGGCTTTACTAGTCAAGAAATTACAGAGCTAAAAGATTTTTCCCGTTCCCAAGATTTGGGTGGCTTGATTGCTCCAAACTTTGCTCTGGGTGCTGTCTTACTCATGCAATTTGCGAAGCAGGCTGCTAAATACTTCCCAAATGTGGAGGTTATCGAGCTCCATCATGACAAGAAGAAAGATGCTCCGAGTGGAACAGCTATCAAAACAGCTGAGTTGATGGCAGAGGTACGAGAATCAATTCAACAAGGTGCCAGTGATGAGGAAGAACTCATACCCGGTGCGCGTGGTGCGGACTTTGATGGTATGAGAATTCACTCAGTTCGCTTGCCAGGTCTTGTGGCCCATCAGGAAGTTATTTTTGGAAATCAGGGAGAAGGATTGACCCTGCGTCATGACTCCTATGATCGTAGCTCCTTCATGACAGGAGTGAATTTGGGAATCAAAGAAGTTGTCAAGCGTCATGAGCTTGTCTATGGATTAGAACACTTATTATGA
- a CDS encoding DegV family protein, which yields MKLAVITDSSAFLQAETLRKEDLFVLDIPVNIDGQEYVEGVNLTAQEFYEKMASASELPKTSQPSIAKLDEILSSLKDKGYTHALGLFLSSGISGFYQNIQYMKDEFEGLTIAFPDTRITSAPLGYMAESVFKWAEQGDGFESILDKVTEQIENTSAFIMVDDLDHLVKGGRLSNGAAILGNLLSIKPILYFNDQGVIEVYEKVRTEKKATKRLVEIVKEATAIGNYQITVIHGNAPQKAADLRQLLIDGGVATDVSIATFGSVIGTHLGEGSIALGYTPII from the coding sequence ATGAAATTAGCGGTCATAACAGACTCGTCTGCTTTTCTACAAGCGGAAACCTTGCGGAAAGAAGATTTATTTGTGTTAGACATTCCTGTGAATATCGATGGACAGGAGTATGTTGAAGGTGTAAATCTAACCGCTCAAGAATTTTATGAAAAAATGGCTTCAGCAAGCGAATTGCCAAAAACGAGCCAACCAAGTATTGCTAAGTTAGATGAAATTTTATCATCATTAAAAGACAAAGGCTATACACATGCCTTGGGCCTTTTCCTATCTTCTGGAATTTCAGGGTTTTACCAAAATATCCAATACATGAAGGATGAGTTTGAAGGTTTGACCATTGCTTTTCCAGATACTCGAATTACAAGTGCTCCTTTAGGCTATATGGCTGAGAGTGTCTTTAAATGGGCAGAACAGGGAGATGGTTTCGAGTCTATCTTAGATAAAGTAACTGAACAGATTGAAAATACCTCAGCCTTTATTATGGTGGATGATCTTGACCATCTAGTTAAGGGGGGACGTCTTTCAAATGGTGCGGCAATTTTGGGGAATCTCCTTAGTATCAAGCCAATCCTATACTTCAATGACCAAGGTGTGATAGAAGTATATGAAAAGGTTCGTACAGAGAAAAAGGCTACCAAACGCTTGGTTGAAATTGTTAAAGAAGCAACAGCTATTGGGAATTACCAGATTACTGTCATTCACGGGAATGCTCCTCAAAAAGCAGCAGATTTACGTCAACTTTTGATCGATGGTGGAGTGGCTACAGATGTTTCAATTGCAACCTTCGGTAGTGTTATTGGGACTCACCTGGGAGAAGGAAGTATTGCTTTGGGCTATACACCCATAATCTAG
- a CDS encoding DUF1149 family protein: protein MNLKREQEFVSQYHFDARNFEWENENGAPETKVDVNFQLLQHDQDNQVTSLVVVLSFMIVFDRFVISGTISQVNHVEGRIVDQPSDFNQEEVETLARPCLDMLNRLTYEVTEIALDLPGINLEF from the coding sequence ATGAATTTAAAACGTGAACAAGAATTTGTCAGCCAGTATCACTTTGATGCGCGTAACTTTGAATGGGAAAATGAAAATGGAGCACCTGAAACTAAGGTTGATGTAAACTTCCAGTTGCTTCAGCATGATCAAGATAATCAAGTTACTTCTTTGGTAGTTGTTTTGAGCTTTATGATTGTCTTTGATAGATTTGTCATTAGTGGAACGATTTCTCAAGTCAATCATGTTGAAGGTCGTATTGTCGACCAACCAAGTGATTTCAACCAAGAAGAAGTTGAGACACTAGCTCGCCCATGTTTGGATATGCTTAATCGTTTGACTTATGAAGTAACAGAAATTGCCCTTGATTTACCGGGAATTAATTTGGAGTTTTAA